In one Candidatus Planktophila versatilis genomic region, the following are encoded:
- the rpsO gene encoding 30S ribosomal protein S15 encodes MALTPEVKKEIIAKYGSSATDTGSPEAQIALLSRRIDDITTHLKTNPHDHHNRRGLLLLVGQRRRILQYLAKTDINRYRGILEKLGIRR; translated from the coding sequence ATGGCACTAACACCAGAAGTAAAGAAAGAAATCATTGCGAAGTACGGCTCATCAGCTACTGATACAGGAAGCCCTGAAGCTCAGATCGCTTTATTGTCACGTCGCATCGATGACATTACGACTCACCTTAAGACCAACCCACATGATCACCACAACCGTCGTGGTCTGTTGTTGCTCGTAGGTCAGCGTCGTCGCATCTTGCAGTACCTCGCAAAGACAGATATCAATCGTTACCGTGGAATTCTCGAGAAACTCGGAATCCGTCGCTAA
- a CDS encoding bifunctional riboflavin kinase/FAD synthetase, with the protein MSETNVVLIGVFDGVHKGHQQLLNRAKEIAAGRPIVALTFDPHPTTVYAPTKVPTSLTTLADRVELLKIHNADQVAVMKFNEKFAAMSPEDFVANVLVGQLHASTVVVGKNFTYGHKAAGNVDSLIAEGRTHNFTVDVQELKADTEVISSSRIRTLVIEGKVEEARTLLSRPHRLDGVVVHGEKRGREIGYPTANLGNIEGQTIPADGVYAGWLTVGINFWPAAISIGTNPTFAGERARQVEAYALDQEGLELYDKNASIEFGWYLRPTLKFDSLEELLVQMKKDCDKARELTEK; encoded by the coding sequence ATGTCCGAGACTAACGTTGTACTCATTGGGGTATTCGATGGGGTACATAAGGGACATCAACAACTGCTTAATCGCGCAAAAGAGATTGCAGCTGGACGACCAATCGTTGCCCTGACCTTTGATCCACATCCAACAACTGTTTATGCCCCTACGAAGGTGCCCACTTCTCTGACAACCCTGGCAGATCGGGTGGAACTCTTAAAGATTCACAACGCTGATCAGGTCGCGGTAATGAAGTTCAATGAGAAGTTTGCTGCAATGTCTCCCGAAGATTTTGTAGCCAATGTCTTGGTAGGCCAACTGCATGCCAGCACCGTGGTGGTGGGCAAGAACTTCACTTATGGTCACAAAGCAGCTGGAAATGTTGATTCACTTATCGCAGAGGGCCGCACACATAATTTCACAGTTGATGTGCAGGAGCTGAAAGCAGATACCGAGGTCATCTCATCTTCGCGCATTCGCACGCTAGTAATTGAAGGAAAAGTTGAAGAAGCGCGCACGCTTCTATCGCGACCTCATCGACTAGATGGCGTGGTGGTGCATGGTGAAAAGCGCGGCCGGGAAATCGGTTATCCCACAGCTAATTTAGGAAATATAGAGGGACAGACTATTCCTGCCGATGGTGTCTATGCCGGGTGGTTGACCGTGGGAATTAATTTCTGGCCAGCGGCAATTTCGATTGGTACCAATCCAACATTTGCAGGGGAACGCGCCAGACAAGTTGAAGCGTATGCACTTGATCAAGAGGGGCTAGAGCTCTATGACAAGAATGCATCGATTGAATTCGGTTGGTATCTACGCCCCACTCTGAAATTCGATAGCTTGGAAGAGCTATTGGTCCAGATGAAGAAAGATTGCGATAAAGCACGCGAATTAACCGAGAAATAA
- the truB gene encoding tRNA pseudouridine(55) synthase TruB: protein MTDGFLVVDKAGGMTSHDVVAVGRKALGTRKVGHAGTLDPMATGVLVLGFGNGTRLLQYITDGDKSYVATIVLGASTVTDDKEGEVIATTHAADVTDGEIARVLKTMVGTIAQRPSSVSAVKVGGERAYDRVRAGEKFELGSRQITISQLDILAIRHLAATTEVDIEVTCSAGTFIRAIARDLGEALKVGGHLSALRRTRVAGFSEKDAVSFQDLKDQKFTPLKLADVARVTFSVRELTLEEVTELSFGRPLSENGATSITAAMSPDNRLIALLKDDGIHAKPIAVFAAAN from the coding sequence ATGACAGATGGATTCCTGGTTGTAGATAAAGCTGGGGGAATGACCAGTCATGATGTCGTAGCAGTGGGGCGAAAAGCACTGGGCACACGCAAAGTGGGCCATGCCGGAACACTTGATCCGATGGCTACAGGAGTATTAGTCCTAGGTTTCGGAAATGGCACACGCCTTTTGCAATACATCACCGATGGCGACAAGTCATACGTTGCAACAATTGTTCTTGGCGCATCAACTGTGACCGATGATAAAGAAGGCGAAGTGATTGCAACTACCCATGCAGCAGATGTTACTGATGGCGAGATTGCAAGAGTGTTAAAAACTATGGTTGGCACCATCGCCCAACGCCCATCATCTGTCTCGGCCGTAAAAGTTGGCGGAGAGCGTGCTTATGATCGTGTGCGAGCTGGTGAGAAGTTTGAACTGGGGTCGCGCCAAATAACAATCTCGCAACTAGATATTCTGGCAATTCGCCATTTAGCTGCCACAACTGAAGTTGATATTGAAGTGACCTGCTCAGCTGGAACATTTATTCGCGCCATTGCCCGCGACTTAGGGGAGGCGTTAAAAGTTGGGGGACACCTAAGCGCCTTGCGCCGCACGCGAGTTGCTGGCTTTAGTGAAAAAGATGCAGTCTCTTTTCAAGACCTTAAAGATCAGAAGTTCACACCACTAAAGCTTGCCGATGTGGCCCGGGTTACTTTTTCGGTGCGCGAGCTCACTCTGGAAGAAGTCACAGAGTTATCTTTTGGCAGGCCCCTGTCGGAAAATGGCGCCACCTCTATTACTGCTGCGATGTCACCAGATAATCGACTCATCGCACTGCTCAAAGATGATGGAATACATGCAAAACCCATCGCTGTCTTTGCGGCAGCGAACTAG
- the rbfA gene encoding 30S ribosome-binding factor RbfA — protein MGNSHRSQKVADRIKVVVAQLLETKIKDPRLGFVTVTDARVTGDLQNASIFYTVLGGDDERAATAAALESAKGVIRSAVGKDLGTRITPSLEFILDGLPESAQALDSLLERVHQLDAEVAKARENAKPVMEDAYKVPRVVENKFDN, from the coding sequence ATGGGAAATTCACACCGCAGCCAGAAGGTTGCAGACCGCATCAAGGTAGTAGTGGCACAGCTGCTTGAGACAAAGATTAAAGATCCGCGTCTTGGCTTTGTCACTGTTACCGATGCGCGGGTGACCGGAGATCTCCAGAACGCCTCTATCTTCTATACCGTCCTTGGTGGAGATGATGAGCGCGCTGCAACCGCCGCCGCACTCGAATCAGCAAAAGGTGTGATCCGCAGCGCTGTGGGAAAAGATTTAGGTACCCGCATTACGCCATCACTTGAGTTCATTCTTGATGGACTTCCAGAATCTGCCCAAGCACTTGACTCACTTTTAGAGCGAGTTCACCAACTTGATGCTGAAGTTGCGAAAGCGCGCGAGAATGCAAAGCCAGTGATGGAAGATGCCTATAAAGTCCCACGCGTCGTAGAAAACAAATTTGATAACTAA
- the infB gene encoding translation initiation factor IF-2 — MSKVRVHELAKQLGMESKEVLAKLQEMGEFVRSASSTVEAPVVRKLVALYPDAKPAEEKKPVKKAAAKKTAASKKTAEVNPELAAELAAELGVDLAALKASRDAAATAHEEAKSAAAAEAHAPVAPTTPATPGAPRPGNNPFSSGAAVPRPPRPGNNPFSTGGSVPRPPQRPAGSTGAPRAGMAGARPGSVRPGFAARPGGARPPGAGTGTGTGNYPPRTGGAPTSSGPYRSQGNAPAGGAPGGPQRPGGGAPNRGPGRGGTAGAFGKNASKSSKRKQKSRKALREEFDNMQAPQLGGAVIPHGDGKTKIRMRRGSSLADFAEKINADPAALVSALFHLGEMVTATQSVDADTFEILGAQLGYVIEVVSPEEEDRELLQGFDIDLAAEMSDYDEENLTARPPVVTVMGHVDHGKTSLLDAVRKTEVIKGEAGGITQHIGAYQIHHDHDGVNRAITFIDTPGHEAFTAMRARGAKVTDIAVLVVAADDGIMPQTIEALNHAQAADVPIVVAVNKIDKEGANPDKVRQQLTEYNLIAEEYGGDTIFVNVSAKSGVGVNELIDSILLTADAAIDLRAVALDVARGVAIEAHLDRGRGPVATVLVQRGTLKVGDAIVAGGSFGRVRAMHDEDGNTVEEAGPSRPVQVLGFTSVPNAGDTFLVAEDDRTSRQIAEKRQAAERNAQLAKARKKVSLEDFMEQSKISTLNLILKGDVSGSVEALEDALMQLDVGAEVDLRVIHRGVGAITKSDITLASASTAVVIGFNVKPEPQTAIYADQEGVEVRFYSVIYNAIEEIELSLKGLLKPEFEEVILGSAEVRDLFKSSKVGTIAGSVVSDGIIRRNAKARVIRGGAVIAEEVTIESLKRFKDDATEVREGFECGIGVGKGADLQVGDIIQVFEMREKKRA, encoded by the coding sequence GTGTCAAAGGTCCGCGTACACGAGTTAGCAAAGCAGCTCGGTATGGAGAGCAAGGAAGTCCTTGCAAAGCTCCAAGAAATGGGCGAATTCGTCCGATCAGCATCATCAACAGTGGAAGCACCGGTTGTGCGCAAGTTAGTTGCGCTATACCCAGATGCTAAGCCTGCCGAAGAGAAGAAGCCTGTTAAAAAGGCTGCGGCGAAGAAAACTGCCGCCTCCAAGAAAACTGCTGAAGTAAATCCAGAACTTGCAGCAGAGTTAGCTGCCGAACTCGGCGTAGATCTTGCAGCCCTGAAAGCATCACGTGATGCTGCTGCAACCGCCCACGAAGAAGCAAAGAGTGCTGCAGCTGCAGAAGCTCACGCACCTGTGGCACCGACTACACCCGCTACACCTGGTGCACCACGTCCAGGAAATAATCCATTTTCATCAGGGGCAGCAGTTCCACGTCCACCGCGTCCTGGTAACAATCCATTTTCAACAGGTGGCAGCGTTCCTCGCCCACCTCAAAGACCAGCAGGTTCAACGGGTGCACCACGTGCCGGTATGGCAGGTGCTCGTCCCGGTTCTGTTCGTCCAGGTTTTGCAGCACGTCCTGGTGGTGCACGTCCGCCAGGTGCTGGTACTGGAACTGGAACTGGAAACTATCCACCACGTACAGGCGGCGCACCAACTTCATCAGGTCCATATCGTTCACAAGGGAATGCTCCAGCAGGTGGCGCACCTGGTGGTCCACAACGTCCAGGCGGCGGTGCTCCTAATCGCGGTCCAGGTCGTGGCGGAACTGCAGGTGCATTTGGAAAGAATGCAAGTAAATCTTCAAAGCGTAAGCAGAAGTCACGTAAGGCGCTGCGCGAAGAATTCGACAATATGCAAGCTCCACAATTAGGTGGAGCAGTTATTCCTCACGGTGATGGCAAGACAAAGATTCGCATGCGCCGTGGCTCATCACTTGCAGATTTTGCAGAGAAGATCAATGCAGATCCAGCAGCGTTGGTATCAGCGCTATTCCACCTAGGTGAAATGGTGACTGCAACGCAATCTGTTGATGCCGACACATTTGAAATTCTCGGTGCCCAACTTGGATATGTCATCGAAGTTGTTTCGCCTGAGGAAGAAGATCGTGAGCTCTTACAGGGATTTGATATCGATCTCGCTGCCGAAATGAGCGACTACGACGAGGAAAATCTCACTGCTCGCCCACCAGTTGTCACTGTTATGGGACACGTGGATCACGGTAAGACATCACTCCTTGATGCAGTTCGTAAGACTGAAGTGATTAAGGGCGAAGCTGGTGGCATCACACAGCACATCGGTGCCTACCAAATTCACCATGATCACGATGGCGTCAATCGTGCGATTACATTTATTGATACACCAGGTCACGAAGCCTTTACCGCTATGCGTGCACGTGGTGCCAAAGTCACTGATATTGCAGTGCTGGTAGTTGCAGCAGATGACGGCATCATGCCTCAGACGATTGAAGCACTTAACCACGCACAGGCAGCTGATGTGCCAATCGTGGTGGCAGTGAACAAGATTGATAAGGAAGGCGCCAACCCAGATAAGGTCCGCCAGCAACTTACTGAGTACAACTTGATTGCCGAGGAGTACGGCGGAGACACAATCTTCGTAAACGTCTCTGCTAAATCAGGTGTCGGAGTCAATGAACTCATTGATTCAATCTTGCTCACAGCAGATGCTGCTATTGATCTGCGCGCGGTGGCACTAGATGTCGCTCGCGGTGTTGCCATTGAAGCTCACCTCGACCGTGGTCGTGGACCAGTTGCCACTGTTCTTGTGCAGCGCGGAACACTCAAAGTCGGAGATGCCATCGTTGCCGGAGGATCATTTGGTCGCGTGCGCGCTATGCACGATGAAGATGGAAATACGGTTGAAGAGGCAGGACCATCACGTCCAGTGCAGGTTCTCGGATTCACATCCGTTCCTAATGCTGGGGATACATTCCTGGTTGCCGAAGATGACCGCACATCTCGTCAGATTGCTGAAAAGCGTCAAGCTGCAGAGCGCAACGCGCAATTGGCGAAGGCGCGCAAGAAGGTCTCACTTGAAGACTTCATGGAGCAATCCAAGATTTCAACTCTTAACCTCATCCTTAAGGGTGACGTTTCTGGTTCGGTGGAAGCACTCGAAGATGCACTGATGCAGCTCGATGTTGGCGCTGAAGTAGATCTACGAGTTATTCACCGCGGTGTTGGCGCAATTACTAAGAGCGATATCACTCTTGCATCTGCCTCAACTGCAGTTGTTATCGGCTTTAACGTTAAGCCAGAGCCACAGACTGCTATCTATGCTGATCAAGAAGGCGTCGAAGTCCGTTTCTACTCAGTTATCTATAACGCAATCGAAGAGATTGAACTCTCACTTAAGGGACTCCTTAAGCCAGAGTTTGAAGAGGTCATACTTGGCAGCGCTGAAGTACGCGATCTCTTTAAATCTTCAAAGGTTGGAACTATTGCCGGTTCGGTCGTCAGCGATGGAATCATTCGCCGAAATGCAAAGGCACGTGTCATACGTGGCGGAGCAGTCATTGCCGAAGAGGTCACTATCGAATCGCTCAAGCGATTTAAAGATGATGCCACTGAAGTCCGTGAGGGCTTTGAATGCGGTATCGGGGTAGGCAAGGGTGCTGACCTTCAAGTGGGAGACATCATTCAGGTCTTTGAGATGCGTGAGAAGAAGCGCGCATAA